One window from the genome of Lentibacillus daqui encodes:
- a CDS encoding DUF2255 family protein: protein MQANWSQEQLAAFSQADDMYISPFYSDGKTPGTPTWIWSVVADNNLYVRAYNGQHSRWYQSAVQQKAGKIKLAGEEYNVTFQPVDTDPELTAKIDEAYKEKYSNSMYLSPMLGKGPVSATVKILPRNE, encoded by the coding sequence ATGCAAGCCAACTGGAGTCAAGAGCAACTTGCTGCTTTTTCCCAAGCTGATGATATGTATATATCGCCATTTTACAGTGATGGCAAAACCCCTGGAACACCAACTTGGATTTGGTCCGTTGTTGCAGATAACAATCTATATGTCAGAGCTTATAATGGTCAACATTCCAGATGGTATCAATCTGCTGTTCAACAAAAAGCCGGAAAAATAAAATTAGCAGGGGAAGAATACAATGTTACTTTTCAACCAGTAGATACCGATCCTGAATTAACAGCAAAGATAGACGAGGCCTATAAAGAAAAATACAGTAACAGTATGTATCTTTCACCTATGTTGGGAAAAGGACCCGTAAGTGCGACCGTAAAAATTTTACCGCGAAATGAATAA
- a CDS encoding LysR family transcriptional regulator: protein MEIRLLRYFIAVANQQSISGAAKYLHVSQPSLSRQLSEFEKELGTPLFIRGNRKITLTNEGVFLLKKAKEIVELVDKTEANFNQPEEIISGEIYIGGGETEAMHFIAKTLKALLACYPSIQFHLYSGNADDITSKLDSGLLDFGIVIEPMDKQKYDYIQLPATDVWGVLMRKDSPLADKPSIQPADLMDKPLIISRQTTVDNELSGWFGQNVKDLNITGTYNLLYNAARMVEEDLGYALCIDKLINTSGNSNLCFKPLNPKLEAGLNIIWKKHQVFSNAAGKFLEQIRNNIEKYNQNG from the coding sequence ATGGAAATCCGATTGTTACGCTATTTTATTGCGGTAGCGAACCAGCAGAGTATCTCGGGTGCAGCGAAATATCTCCATGTATCACAGCCATCATTATCTAGACAATTAAGTGAGTTTGAAAAGGAATTGGGCACTCCTTTATTTATCAGAGGAAACAGAAAAATCACCTTGACAAATGAAGGTGTGTTCTTATTAAAAAAAGCGAAAGAAATTGTTGAATTAGTGGATAAAACGGAAGCTAATTTTAACCAGCCCGAAGAAATTATCAGCGGCGAAATATACATTGGTGGTGGCGAAACAGAGGCGATGCACTTTATTGCCAAAACATTAAAAGCATTACTTGCGTGTTATCCTAGTATTCAATTTCATTTGTACAGTGGAAATGCAGATGATATTACCAGCAAGTTAGATAGTGGGTTATTAGATTTTGGTATTGTTATTGAACCAATGGATAAACAAAAATATGATTACATACAATTACCCGCTACCGATGTTTGGGGCGTTTTAATGCGTAAAGATAGTCCTTTGGCGGATAAACCATCGATTCAACCAGCGGATCTAATGGATAAGCCTTTAATAATCTCTCGTCAAACAACTGTCGATAATGAGCTATCCGGATGGTTTGGACAAAATGTTAAAGATTTAAATATTACTGGAACGTATAACTTGCTATATAACGCCGCACGTATGGTGGAAGAAGATCTTGGATACGCCTTATGCATAGACAAACTGATTAATACATCAGGCAACAGCAACCTTTGCTTTAAACCATTGAATCCCAAATTAGAGGCTGGTTTGAATATTATCTGGAAAAAACATCAAGTATTCTCCAATGCAGCGGGTAAATTTTTAGAGCAAATTCGAAATAATATTGAAAAATATAATCAAAATGGATAA